In Elaeis guineensis isolate ETL-2024a chromosome 1, EG11, whole genome shotgun sequence, a genomic segment contains:
- the LOC140851551 gene encoding probable lipoxygenase 8, chloroplastic isoform X2 has translation MLKPHVLTPNSAPFLFFSHGSLLSSHRSSSLRLRPTAVQLQKIGKRGCIRCASGEVQSSSVDSGAAISTLKAVATVKMTVGGLLSNLGLSRALDVTADLLGKSLLLELVSAEVDPTQTPSGLRRLRSKELENKRGDGRGERKDFERIYDYDVYNDLGDPDDDDDKARPVLGGSKKHPYPRRCRTGRPRTKKDPLSETRSSSIYVPRDETFSEVKSVQFSAKTLRSVLHAVVPSIQTALIDYNLGFPYFTAIDKLYDEGFTLPKQEGVGFLRSMIPRLVKVITDGTDEVLKFETPALIERDKFSWLRDEEFSRQTLAGINPYAIQLVTEFPLKSKLDPQVYGPPESAITVEMIEEEIGGLVTVEEALKQKRLFMLDYNDLFLPFVHKVREIEGTTLYGSRTIFFLTNRGTLRPLAIELTRPASPTKPKWKQVFAPCWDATGAWLWKLAKAQVGAHDSGYHELITHWLRTHCCVEPYIIAANRQLSAMHPIYRLLHPHFRYTMEINSLARQYLISAAGIIESSFSPRKYSMEISSVFYDQFWRFDMEALPADLIRRGMAVEDPTAEHGLRLTIEDYPFANDGLLIWSAIKQWVQDYVSHHYRDSSHVLEDYELQEFWNDVRTKGHGDKKDEPWWPKMDSPENLIHILTTMMWVASAHHAAVNFGQFHYGGYFPNRPSIARTEMPVEDLQREEFIKFLEKPEDALLRCFPSQIQATVVMAVLDVLSSHSPDEEYLGGEPELPWVHDPIIKAAFERFNGRLKEIEGIIDGRNRDPKLKNRFGAGILSYESMKPFSKPGVTGMGIPNSISI, from the exons ATGTTGAAGCCTCATGTCCTCACACCAAACAGTGctcccttcctcttcttctcccatGGTTCCCTTCTTTCCAGCCACCGCTCCTCGTCGCTCCGGCTTCGGCCAACGGCGGTCCAGCTACAAAAGATAGGGAAGCGTGGCTGCATTCGTTGTGCTTCAGGGGAAGTTCAATCTTCTTCAGTAGATAGTGGTGCAGCCATCAGTACTCTCAAAGCGGTTGCCACCGTTAAAATGACGGTCGGAGGTTTACTGAGTAACCTCGGTCTCTCGCGTGCACTCGATGTCACTGCTGATCTCCTCGGTAAAAGCCTCCTCCTTGAGCTCGTGAGTGCCGAGGTCGATCCAA CCCAAACTCCAAGCGGCCTTCGTAGGTTGAGAAGTAAAGAACTTGAAAACAAGCGAGGGGATGGCCGTGGAGAACGCAAGGATTTCGAAAGGATTTATGACTATGATGTGTACAACGATCTAGGTGATCCTGATGATGACGACGACAAAGCTAGACCAGTCCTTGGTGGTAGCAAGAAACATCCCTATCCAAGGCGTTGCCGGACCGGCCGCCCCAGAACAAAGAAAG ACCCTCTATCAGAAACGAGGAGCAGCTCCATATACGTACCGAGGGATGAGACCTTCTCCGAAGTGAAATCTGTACAGTTCTCGGCAAAGACGTTGCGATCTGTGTTGCATGCAGTTGTTCCCTCCATCCAAACTGCACTCATCGACTATAATCTCGGCTTTCCTTACTTCACTGCCATTGATAAGTTATATGATGAAGGCTTCACCTTACCAAAGCAAGAAGGGGTTGGCTTCCTCCGAAGCATGATCCCTCGGTTGGTGAAGGTCATTACCGATGGCACCGATGAGGTCCTGAAATTTGAGACACCAGCCCTCATTGAAA GGGACAAGTTCTCATGGCTCAGAGATGAAGAGTTCTCTCGGCAAACATTGGCGGGTATCAACCCATATGCCATTCAGCTGGTCACG GAGTTTCCATTAAAAAGCAAACTTGATCCACAAGTCTACGGCCCTCCTGAGTCTGCTATCACAgtagagatgatcgaagaagaaaTAGGAGGCTTGGTGACAGTGGAAGAG GCACTCAAGCAAAAGAGGTTGTTCATGCTAGACTACAACGACCTTTTCCTTCCATTTGTGCACAAAGTTCGAGAGATAGAAGGCACCACCTTGTATGGATCGCGTACCATCTTCTTCCTTACAAACAGGGGCACTCTGAGACCGCTTGCCATCGAACTCACCCGGCCAGCCTCCCCGACCAAGCCCAAGTGGAAGCAAGTCTTCGCGCCTTGTTGGGATGCCACGGGGGCTTGGCTCTGGAAACTCGCCAAAGCTCAAGTTGGTGCTCATGATTCCGGCTACCATGAGCTCATCACCCACTG GCTAAGAACCCATTGTTGCGTTGAGCCATACATCATTGCAGCAAATCGGCAACTCAGTGCGATGCATCCGATTTACCGGCTATTGCACCCACATTTCCGCTACACCATGGAGATCAACTCGCTTGCTCGGCAATACCTTATAAGCGCAGCTGGGATCATAGAGTCATCCTTCTCCCCACGCAAATACTCCATGGAGATCAGCTCCGTTTTCTATGACCAGTTCTGGCGCTTCGACATGGAGGCCTTGCCAGCCGACTTGATTCGGAG GGGAATGGCGGTCGAAGATCCTACAGCTGAGCACGGGCTCAGGCTAACCATCGAGGACTATCCGTTTGCAAACGATGGCCTTCTGATCTGGTCTGCCATCAAGCAATGGGTACAGGACTACGTCTCCCATCACTACCGGGACTCGAGCCATGTGTTGGAAGACTACGAGCTCCAAGAGTTTTGGAACGACGTCAGGACCAAAGGCCACGGAGACAAGAAAGACGAGCCATGGTGGCCAAAAATGGACAGCCCGGAGAACCTAATCCACATCCTGACCACCATGATGTGGGTGGCCTCGGCACACCACGCTGCCGTCAACTTCGGCCAGTTTCACTACGGTGGCTACTTCCCCAACCGGCCAAGCATTGCGCGTACCGAGATGCCGGTGGAGGACCTGCAAAGAGAGgaatttatcaaatttttggaGAAGCCGGAGGATGCACTTTTACGGTGCTTTCCCTCACAGATTCAAGCAACCGTGGTGATGGCAGTGCTGGACGTGTTATCGAGCCATTCGCCGGACGAGGAGTACCTCGGCGGGGAGCCAGAGTTGCCTTGGGTGCATGATCCGATAATCAAAGCAGCATTTGAGAGGTTCAATGGAAGGTTGAAGGAGATTGAAGGAATTATTGATGGTAGGAATAGAGATCCGAAGCTTAAGAATAGGTTTGGGGCCGGAATACTTTCTTATGAATCCATGAAGCCTTTCTCTAAGCCCGGGGTCACAGGAATGGGAATCCCGAACAGCATTTCCATCTGA
- the LOC140851551 gene encoding probable lipoxygenase 8, chloroplastic isoform X1 translates to MLKPHVLTPNSAPFLFFSHGSLLSSHRSSSLRLRPTAVQLQKIGKRGCIRCASGEVQSSSVDSGAAISTLKAVATVKMTVGGLLSNLGLSRALDVTADLLGKSLLLELVSAEVDPKTGLEKETIQAYAHKGSQDTDDINYECDFTIPKGFGEIGAVLVTNEHHQEMFLKDVTLNSDDSTTLTISCNSWVHAKSDNLEKRIFFTNKSYLPAQTPSGLRRLRSKELENKRGDGRGERKDFERIYDYDVYNDLGDPDDDDDKARPVLGGSKKHPYPRRCRTGRPRTKKDPLSETRSSSIYVPRDETFSEVKSVQFSAKTLRSVLHAVVPSIQTALIDYNLGFPYFTAIDKLYDEGFTLPKQEGVGFLRSMIPRLVKVITDGTDEVLKFETPALIERDKFSWLRDEEFSRQTLAGINPYAIQLVTEFPLKSKLDPQVYGPPESAITVEMIEEEIGGLVTVEEALKQKRLFMLDYNDLFLPFVHKVREIEGTTLYGSRTIFFLTNRGTLRPLAIELTRPASPTKPKWKQVFAPCWDATGAWLWKLAKAQVGAHDSGYHELITHWLRTHCCVEPYIIAANRQLSAMHPIYRLLHPHFRYTMEINSLARQYLISAAGIIESSFSPRKYSMEISSVFYDQFWRFDMEALPADLIRRGMAVEDPTAEHGLRLTIEDYPFANDGLLIWSAIKQWVQDYVSHHYRDSSHVLEDYELQEFWNDVRTKGHGDKKDEPWWPKMDSPENLIHILTTMMWVASAHHAAVNFGQFHYGGYFPNRPSIARTEMPVEDLQREEFIKFLEKPEDALLRCFPSQIQATVVMAVLDVLSSHSPDEEYLGGEPELPWVHDPIIKAAFERFNGRLKEIEGIIDGRNRDPKLKNRFGAGILSYESMKPFSKPGVTGMGIPNSISI, encoded by the exons ATGTTGAAGCCTCATGTCCTCACACCAAACAGTGctcccttcctcttcttctcccatGGTTCCCTTCTTTCCAGCCACCGCTCCTCGTCGCTCCGGCTTCGGCCAACGGCGGTCCAGCTACAAAAGATAGGGAAGCGTGGCTGCATTCGTTGTGCTTCAGGGGAAGTTCAATCTTCTTCAGTAGATAGTGGTGCAGCCATCAGTACTCTCAAAGCGGTTGCCACCGTTAAAATGACGGTCGGAGGTTTACTGAGTAACCTCGGTCTCTCGCGTGCACTCGATGTCACTGCTGATCTCCTCGGTAAAAGCCTCCTCCTTGAGCTCGTGAGTGCCGAGGTCGATCCAA AAACGGGACTAGAAAAGGAAACTATTCAAGCCTACGCTCACAAGGGCAGCCAAGATACAGATGATATCAACTATGAGTGTGACTTTACGATACCCAAGGGTTTTGGTGAAATTGGAGCGGTTTTGGTGACAAATGAGCACCATCAGGAGATGTTTCTCAAGGACGTCACACTCAACTCTGACGATTCCACCACCCTTACAATTAGTTGCAACTCGTGGGTGCATGCCAAGTCTGACAATCTAGAGAAGAGAATCTTCTTCACCAACAAG TCTTACTTGCCAGCCCAAACTCCAAGCGGCCTTCGTAGGTTGAGAAGTAAAGAACTTGAAAACAAGCGAGGGGATGGCCGTGGAGAACGCAAGGATTTCGAAAGGATTTATGACTATGATGTGTACAACGATCTAGGTGATCCTGATGATGACGACGACAAAGCTAGACCAGTCCTTGGTGGTAGCAAGAAACATCCCTATCCAAGGCGTTGCCGGACCGGCCGCCCCAGAACAAAGAAAG ACCCTCTATCAGAAACGAGGAGCAGCTCCATATACGTACCGAGGGATGAGACCTTCTCCGAAGTGAAATCTGTACAGTTCTCGGCAAAGACGTTGCGATCTGTGTTGCATGCAGTTGTTCCCTCCATCCAAACTGCACTCATCGACTATAATCTCGGCTTTCCTTACTTCACTGCCATTGATAAGTTATATGATGAAGGCTTCACCTTACCAAAGCAAGAAGGGGTTGGCTTCCTCCGAAGCATGATCCCTCGGTTGGTGAAGGTCATTACCGATGGCACCGATGAGGTCCTGAAATTTGAGACACCAGCCCTCATTGAAA GGGACAAGTTCTCATGGCTCAGAGATGAAGAGTTCTCTCGGCAAACATTGGCGGGTATCAACCCATATGCCATTCAGCTGGTCACG GAGTTTCCATTAAAAAGCAAACTTGATCCACAAGTCTACGGCCCTCCTGAGTCTGCTATCACAgtagagatgatcgaagaagaaaTAGGAGGCTTGGTGACAGTGGAAGAG GCACTCAAGCAAAAGAGGTTGTTCATGCTAGACTACAACGACCTTTTCCTTCCATTTGTGCACAAAGTTCGAGAGATAGAAGGCACCACCTTGTATGGATCGCGTACCATCTTCTTCCTTACAAACAGGGGCACTCTGAGACCGCTTGCCATCGAACTCACCCGGCCAGCCTCCCCGACCAAGCCCAAGTGGAAGCAAGTCTTCGCGCCTTGTTGGGATGCCACGGGGGCTTGGCTCTGGAAACTCGCCAAAGCTCAAGTTGGTGCTCATGATTCCGGCTACCATGAGCTCATCACCCACTG GCTAAGAACCCATTGTTGCGTTGAGCCATACATCATTGCAGCAAATCGGCAACTCAGTGCGATGCATCCGATTTACCGGCTATTGCACCCACATTTCCGCTACACCATGGAGATCAACTCGCTTGCTCGGCAATACCTTATAAGCGCAGCTGGGATCATAGAGTCATCCTTCTCCCCACGCAAATACTCCATGGAGATCAGCTCCGTTTTCTATGACCAGTTCTGGCGCTTCGACATGGAGGCCTTGCCAGCCGACTTGATTCGGAG GGGAATGGCGGTCGAAGATCCTACAGCTGAGCACGGGCTCAGGCTAACCATCGAGGACTATCCGTTTGCAAACGATGGCCTTCTGATCTGGTCTGCCATCAAGCAATGGGTACAGGACTACGTCTCCCATCACTACCGGGACTCGAGCCATGTGTTGGAAGACTACGAGCTCCAAGAGTTTTGGAACGACGTCAGGACCAAAGGCCACGGAGACAAGAAAGACGAGCCATGGTGGCCAAAAATGGACAGCCCGGAGAACCTAATCCACATCCTGACCACCATGATGTGGGTGGCCTCGGCACACCACGCTGCCGTCAACTTCGGCCAGTTTCACTACGGTGGCTACTTCCCCAACCGGCCAAGCATTGCGCGTACCGAGATGCCGGTGGAGGACCTGCAAAGAGAGgaatttatcaaatttttggaGAAGCCGGAGGATGCACTTTTACGGTGCTTTCCCTCACAGATTCAAGCAACCGTGGTGATGGCAGTGCTGGACGTGTTATCGAGCCATTCGCCGGACGAGGAGTACCTCGGCGGGGAGCCAGAGTTGCCTTGGGTGCATGATCCGATAATCAAAGCAGCATTTGAGAGGTTCAATGGAAGGTTGAAGGAGATTGAAGGAATTATTGATGGTAGGAATAGAGATCCGAAGCTTAAGAATAGGTTTGGGGCCGGAATACTTTCTTATGAATCCATGAAGCCTTTCTCTAAGCCCGGGGTCACAGGAATGGGAATCCCGAACAGCATTTCCATCTGA